From the Ictalurus furcatus strain D&B chromosome 19, Billie_1.0, whole genome shotgun sequence genome, one window contains:
- the mrps10 gene encoding probable 28S ribosomal protein S10, mitochondrial, which yields MKMAASMRTLSTVGLLSKATQELSLKAGVRRCVCRSHCPPASLRSRINVTPVAFVSTANVSTSHASPITVTDEPDTLFQKMTVLVKGHDKAVLDSYEFFATLAAKELGLTLSKVFEPPRNIERLTLLKSVHIFKKHRVQYEMRTHYRSIEIARITGSTAHAYLEYIQRNLPEGVAMEVTKTAIEKVPEHIQTPMWDKESQQEAS from the exons ATGAAAATGGCGGCGTCCATGCGGACACTTTCCACTGTAGGACTCCTGTCAAAGGCAACACAAGAACTCTCGCTGAAG GCTGGTGTCCGGCGGTGTGTCTGCAGATCTCACTGTCCTCCAGCGTCATTACG CAGCCGTATTAATGTGACTCCTGTGGCCTTTGTGAGCACCGCAAATGTTTCTACGTCACACGCTTCTCCT ATCACGGTTACGGACGAGCCGGACACGCTGTTTCAGAAGATGACCGTGCTGGTTAAAGGTCACGATAAGGCAGTTCTGGACAGTTATGAGTTTTTCGCGACGTTGGCTGCCAAGGAGCTCGGCTTAACCCTGAGTAAAGT GTTTGAACCACCGAGGAACATCGAGAGGCTCACACTTCTGAAGTCAGTGCACATCTTTAAGAAGCACAGGGTCCAGTATGAAATGAGGACACACTACAGATCCATCGAG ATTGCCAGGATAACAGGATCCACTGCACATGCATATCTGGAGTACATCCAGCGCAACCTGCCTGAGGGAGTAGCCATGGAGGTCACTAAG ACTGCTATAGAGAAAGTTCCGGAGCATATCCAGACACCCATGTGGGACAAGGAGAGCCAACAGGAAGCCAGCTGA